The Molothrus ater isolate BHLD 08-10-18 breed brown headed cowbird chromosome 1, BPBGC_Mater_1.1, whole genome shotgun sequence genome includes a window with the following:
- the SERPINB5 gene encoding serpin B5: MTMDALQLANTAFAVDMFKKLCEKDKTANIIFSPLCTSTSLALAYKATKGDTAEQMKQVLHLQDVKDVSFGFQTITSDVSKLSSFFALKMVKRLFVDKSLNPTTDFVNSTKRPFPSELELVEFKEKTEETREKINKSLSELTDGKMENVLNEDSVSDQTQILLVNAAYFVTNWMKKFPEAEIKECPFKVNKTETKPVQMMNLEATFCLGYVKDLNVAILELPCLNKHISMLILLPKEIEDETTGLEKLEKALTPETLLQWTNPSMMANTKVNVFLPKFSVEGDYDLKPLLESLGMTNIFNESASDFSEMCETKGVVVSKIIHKVSLEVNEQGGDSREVPGYRILQHKDEFKADHPFIFLFRHNKTRNVILSGRFCSP; encoded by the exons ATGACAATGGATGCTCTGCAGCTAGCAAACACTGCCTTTGCAGTTGATATGTTCAAAAAGCTATGTGAGAAGGACAAAACAGCcaacattattttttccccattgtgCACCTCAACGTCTCTGGCTCTGGCATACAAAGCTACAAAAGGTGATACTGCAGAGCAGATGAAACAG GTGCTCCATTTACAAGATGTCAAAGATGTTTCTTTTGGGTTTCAAACAATAACTTCAGATGTTTCCAAACTCAGCTCTTTCTTTGCACTGAAAATGGTTAAACGGCTCTTTGTAGACAAGTCTCTCAATCCTACCACA GACTTTGTCAACTCTACAAAGAGACCTTTTCCTTCTGAACTGGAATTAGTGGAGTTCAAAGAAAAAACTGAGGAAACACGAGAAAAGATCAACAAATCCCTTTCAGAGCTGACTGATG gaaaaatggagaaTGTTTTGAATGAGGATAGTGTAAGTGACCAGACTCAGATTCTTCTAGTTAATGCAGCTTATTTTGTTACAAACTGGATGAAGAAGTTCCCAGAGGCAGAGATCAAAGAATGTCCTTTTAAAGTCAACAAG ACTGAAACTAAGCCAGTGCAGATGATGAATCTGGAAGCTACTTTTTGCCTGGGCTATGTAAAAGATTTAAATGTTGCCATCCTTGAGCTCCCATGCCTTAACAAACATATAAGCATGCTCATTCTCCTGCCCAAAGAGATTGAAGATGAGACCACTGGCTTGGAGAAG ctggaaaaggcaCTGACCCCTGAGACATTATTACAGTGGACGAATCCCAGCATGATGGCCAACACCAAAGTGAATGTATTTCTTCCAAAGTTTAGTGTGGAAGGTGACTATGACCTGAAACCCCTTCTGGAAAGCCTGGGAATGACAAATATCTTCAATGAAAGCGCATCAGATTTCTCTGAGATGTGTGAGACAAAAGGTGTGGTTGTGTCAAAGATCATCCATAAAGTCTCCTTGGAAGTCAATGAACAAGGTGGTGACTCCCGAGAGGTACCTGGATATCGGATTCTGCAGCACAAAGATGAATTTAAAGCTGACCATccatttatctttttgtttAGACACAACAAAACTCGCAACGTGATTCTTTCAGGCCGATTCTGTTCTCCTTAA